The segment GCAGCGTCGATGTCACCTCGGGCATTATCGCGGCGCTGGCCCCGTTCGGCGATCATTTCGAGGTGGTCGGCATGGACGAAGGGCCCGCGACCGTCGCGACTGAGGAACATGTCGCCCGCGCAGGATTGGCCTTTGCCGAGCTTGCGGCGAGGCGGCCCGATGCGGCGGCTTTCGTCACGGCCTGTTTTTCGGACCCGGGCCTTGATCTGGCGCGTGCCCGCGTGCCGCAGCCGGTCTTTGGCATTCAAGAGGCTGGGATCCTTTCGGCGCTGGCCGTCGCGGATCGCTTTGGCATCGTCGCGCTGTCGCCCGCCTCGGTCCAGCGCCATCTGCGTAAGCTGCGTCTGATGGGGGTGGATCGCCGTCTTGCGGGGGAACTCGCGCTGCCGGGGGTTTCGGCCGTAGCTTCGGGGCATGATCCGCGCGTCTTTGATATGCTGGTTGATCTGGTTGGCCAGTTGAAAGATCGCGGTGCAGGGGCTGTCGTGCTGGGCTGTGCCGGTATGGCGCCGATCCGCACGCGGCTCGAGGATCGCACCGGTGTTGCGATTATCGACCCCGTGATCGCGACCGGTGCCATGGCCCTTGGGTCGCTGGTCGCCCGGCAAGCCGTCTAAGCCCGCGACGGGAAAGCAGGGGCTGGTTGCGAACCTTGGTCCCTGCCAGCGTTACAGCGCACGCCATTTCCCGTCGCTAAGATCGGCTTTACCAATCCCGCGCGGTACCACGGCCTGTATGAAAACCTTCAGTCTAACCGCGGTCAGCGGGCATTTCGATGTGCCGGCGCTGATTGAGGATCTGGATGGTTGCGGGCGTTTGCGGATCAGATCGGGCAGCACACCGATGTCACGTCAGCTCTGCCGGTCAAGATGCGACACGCGAAGTGATGCGGGCCCTATCGACAGCAGGTTCTGGAGGCGGAGATGAGGCGGTAATGGAGTGCGCCGAACGCCATGGATCGAAACAATAATCTGAAACCACCCGCAGCAGCAGGCGTGAACTGCCTTGGGAATGGGCGCCGACACCCCGGAAATGGGTCTTAACGGGCGGGCGTTAAAGGCGGCGCGGAACGTCTTTTCTTTTGGCGGCGCGCGCTTTTTGAATTCTATTTGTCGACAAGATAAATAATCACCGTATAACCTTTGGGAAAGTGACCCAAAGGGAATGAGAATGAGCGAGACTATTTTTACCGGCTGCATCCCCGCGCTGATGACGCCGTGCAAGCCTGACCGCAGCCCCGATTTCGATGCGCTGGTGCGCAAGGGGCAGCAGTTGATCGCGGCGGGCATGTCGGCGGTCGTCTATTGTGGCTCGATGGGCGACTGGCCGCTGCTGTCGGATGCCGAGCGGATGGAGGGTGTCGCGCGCTTGGCAGGCGCGGGCGTTCCCGTGATCGTCGGCACCGGCGCGGTGAATACGAAATCTGCGGTGGCAATTGCCGCCCATGCCGCCAGCGTCGGGGCCAAGGGGTTGATGGTCATCCCGCGCGTGCTGTCGCGCGGGCCGATTGTCGCCGCGCAAAAGGCGCATTTTCAGGCGGTGCTGGCCGCCGCGCCCGATCTGCCCGCTGTCATCTATAACAGCCTGTACTATGGCTTTGCCACGCGCGCGGATCTGTTCTTTGCGCTGCGCGCGGAGCATCCGAACCTGATCGGGTTCAAGGAATTTGGCGGCGGTGCGGATCTGACCTATGCGGCGCAGAATATCACATCGGGCGATGCGGGCCTGACGCTGATGGTGGGCGTGGACACGCAGGTTTGCCACGGGTTCATCAATTGCGGCGCCAAGGGCGCGATCACCGGCATCGGCAATGCGCTGCCGCGCGAAGTGCTGCATCTGGTGGCGCTCTCGCAAGCGGCGGCGGCGGGCGATGCCGAGGCGCGCCGCAAGGCCTATGAGCTGGAACAGGCGCTGCTGGTGCTGTCCTCGTTTGATGAGGGCCCCGATTTGGTGCTGTATTACAAATACTTGCTGGTTCTGAACGGCAATGCGGAATATGCGCTGCATTTCAACGAGAGCGACGCGCTGACGCCATCGCAGCAGGCCTTTGTCACCACGCAATACCAGCTGTTCAAAGACTGGTATGCCAACTGGGCAGCCTAAGACGGGGCAGCGCGAAATGAGGGGGGGCCGCAAGGCCCCCTTTTCAGATCAGCACAAAGCCATGCGCATAGGGGTCGCGGTCGTCGATGAAGATCGTGTTGAAGCCGGTCTGCCGCGCCCAGCCACCGATCGAGGGGATGATCGCCGGCTGGCCCGCAACCTCGGCCGCTGCCTCGACGCGACCCTTAAAGATCGAGCCGATGATGCTCTCGTGCCAAAACGCATCGCCGACGCTCAGTTTTCCCTTGGCCGCAAGCTGCGCCATGCGGGCGGAGGTGCCGGTGCCGCAGGGGCTGCGGTCGATGGCTTTGTCACCATAGAACACGGCATTGCGGGCATGGGCCCCATCCACTGTGGGCGCGCCTGTCCATTGAATATGGCTGAGGCCATTGATCGCAGGGGTTTCGGGGTGGATGAATTCGTATTTCGCGTTCAGCGCGCGGCGCAGGCGCGGCGAGAGGGTCACAAGGTCACTGGCGGTATAATCGGCCATGTCGCGGAAGTTTTTCTGCGGCTCGACAATCGCATAGAAATTGCCGCCATAGGCGACATCGACCACAATCTCGCCCAGACCTTCGACCTCGGCAGTCAGGCCTTCGGCATGCAGGAAGCTGGGGACATTGGTCAGGCGCACCTCTTCGACAAAGCGGCCGTCTTGGCGGTACTCAATATCGACGCGGCCGGCGGGGGCCTCGATCGACAGGCGGCCGGGCGTGCGGGGGGTGATCAACCCGTTTTCAATCGCCATAGTGATGGTGCCGATCGTGCCATGGCCGCACATCGGCAGACAGCCCGAGGTCTCGATGAAAAGCACTGCCACATCGCAATCGGGGCGCGTGGGCGGATAAAGGATCGAGCCGGACATAATGTCGTGGCCGCGCGGCTCGAACATCAGGCCGGTGCGGACCCAGTCGAACTCGCGCAGGAAATGGGCGCGCTTTTCAATCATATTCGCGCCCTGCAACTGCGGGCCGCCGCTGGCAACAAGGCGGACGGGGTTGCCGCAGGTATGGCCGTCAAGGCATTGAAACGTATGGTTTGTCATGCGCGATATCCGAAAAAGCGGGTGGGGCGATAGGGGGTCAGGTCGATCTGGGGCGGGGCACCCGCGATCAGATCGGCCACAAGGCGCGCGGTGCCCGCTGATTGGGTCAGGCCAAGGTGGCCGTGGCCAAAGGCCAGCACGATGCGCGGATCATCGGGATGCGCCCCGATCACCGGCAGGCTGTCGGGCATCGAGGGGCGAAAGCCCATCCATTGTGTCCCGCCAGAGGTGACCAGATCGGGCATAAAGCGCTTTGCCTTTGCCAGCAGCGCATCGGCGCGGGCCATATTGGGCGGCAGGTCCATCCCGCCCAGTTCCACCGCACCGCCGACACGGACTCCATCGCCGATACGGGTGACGACAAAGCCGTGGTCGGCAAAGGTCACATGGGTGCGCAGGTCAAAGGCGCCAGCGGGCAAGGTGGTGTTATAGCCGCGTTCCGTATCCAGCGGCAGCCGCAAGTTCATGTCCTGCAGCAGCGGGTTGCTAAAGGCGCCGGTCGCAAGGACGATGCGGTCAAAGCGATCTGGGCCGGTGGGGGTGGCAAGGGTCACGCCGGCATCGCTGGGGGTGATGGCCGTCACCGCGGCGATTTTCAGTTTGGCGCGCAGGCGCTGCGCCTCGATCAGGACGGCCTCGGTCCAGATGGCGGGGTCGGTGACATTCGACCATGCGGGCGTAAAGGCGGCATGGGTAAAGCGCGGGACAAGGCCGGGCTGAATGGCGGCAATGGCGGCAGGTGCGGTCAGCAGATCGACGGCGATACCATGCTGCTGCCGCACCCTTAAGCCGGGCATGGCGGCGGCAAAGGCGGCCTCGCCCTCGTAAAGCTGTAACTGCCCGTCGGTGCGGATCAGGTCTTGCAGGTGATAGTCACGCAGCAGATCCGCCAGCGCGGCTTGCGAGACCTGCATCAGCGCGACCTGCGCGGCCACTGCCGTAGCATAGCGGTCGCGCCAACTGGCCCGCCAAAAGCGCAGCAGCCACGGCGCGATGCGCAACGCATAGGCGGGCGGCAGCGACAATGGCCCCAGCGGGTCGAGCAGCCATTTCGGCGCTTTGCGCAGGATGCCGGGCGTGGCCAGCGGGATGATATCGGCAAAGGCAAACGCCCCCGCATTCCCGCGCGAAGTTTCCGCCGCGACGCCTTTGCGGTCGAAAATTACAACCTCATGTCCCGCACGGGCCAATGCCAGCGCCGATGTGGCGCCGATGATGCCCGCTCCGATCACGCCAATGCGCATATCTTGCCCTGCTGCGATTTTAACCCAGCGCTAACACTGTGCATGCGCTCTGTCGACAATAAAAATTTAACAAGACCTATGGCTCTGTATGCATGAACCATGCAAGACTGCGCCAGCCCTTTTTCGATAGGATCACAGCCATGAGCAAAGCGCCCGACAAGCTCGAGCCCTCCATTTTGAAACGCGGCGCGGGTGTGTCCTATGTCTACGAGTCGCTGCGCAATGAAATTATCGAGTTGAAGCTGGCGCCGGGCACCCCGATTGACGAAGTGCAATTGGCCGAGCGTTTTGCCCTGTCGCGCACCCCCATACGCGAGGCGTTGGTGCGCCTTGCGGCCGAGGGGTTGATCACCACGCTGACCAACCGCGCAACAATCGTATCGCAGATCGATTTCCTGAACCTGCCGGATTTCTTTGATGCGTTGACGCTGATGTATCGGGTGACGACGCGGCTGGCGGCTGCGAACCACCGCCCCGAGGATATCCCCGCCATTCGCGCCCTGCAGGACGAATTCGTGGCGGCGGTCGAGGCAAAGAATGTCATGGCGCTGATCCTGACCAACCGCGATTTCCATCTGGCCATCG is part of the Ketogulonicigenium vulgare WSH-001 genome and harbors:
- a CDS encoding aspartate/glutamate racemase family protein, whose product is MGRILVVNPNSSVDVTSGIIAALAPFGDHFEVVGMDEGPATVATEEHVARAGLAFAELAARRPDAAAFVTACFSDPGLDLARARVPQPVFGIQEAGILSALAVADRFGIVALSPASVQRHLRKLRLMGVDRRLAGELALPGVSAVASGHDPRVFDMLVDLVGQLKDRGAGAVVLGCAGMAPIRTRLEDRTGVAIIDPVIATGAMALGSLVARQAV
- a CDS encoding 4-hydroxyproline epimerase; translated protein: MTNHTFQCLDGHTCGNPVRLVASGGPQLQGANMIEKRAHFLREFDWVRTGLMFEPRGHDIMSGSILYPPTRPDCDVAVLFIETSGCLPMCGHGTIGTITMAIENGLITPRTPGRLSIEAPAGRVDIEYRQDGRFVEEVRLTNVPSFLHAEGLTAEVEGLGEIVVDVAYGGNFYAIVEPQKNFRDMADYTASDLVTLSPRLRRALNAKYEFIHPETPAINGLSHIQWTGAPTVDGAHARNAVFYGDKAIDRSPCGTGTSARMAQLAAKGKLSVGDAFWHESIIGSIFKGRVEAAAEVAGQPAIIPSIGGWARQTGFNTIFIDDRDPYAHGFVLI
- a CDS encoding GntR family transcriptional regulator produces the protein MSKAPDKLEPSILKRGAGVSYVYESLRNEIIELKLAPGTPIDEVQLAERFALSRTPIREALVRLAAEGLITTLTNRATIVSQIDFLNLPDFFDALTLMYRVTTRLAAANHRPEDIPAIRALQDEFVAAVEAKNVMALILTNRDFHLAIARAGGNQYYIDLFTRLLDEGRRILRLYYSSFNDNLPRQYVNEHEDMIAAIIARDVTRADELARAHADQIVRQIQSYISADNRQNAQMGL
- a CDS encoding NAD(P)/FAD-dependent oxidoreductase; protein product: MRIGVIGAGIIGATSALALARAGHEVVIFDRKGVAAETSRGNAGAFAFADIIPLATPGILRKAPKWLLDPLGPLSLPPAYALRIAPWLLRFWRASWRDRYATAVAAQVALMQVSQAALADLLRDYHLQDLIRTDGQLQLYEGEAAFAAAMPGLRVRQQHGIAVDLLTAPAAIAAIQPGLVPRFTHAAFTPAWSNVTDPAIWTEAVLIEAQRLRAKLKIAAVTAITPSDAGVTLATPTGPDRFDRIVLATGAFSNPLLQDMNLRLPLDTERGYNTTLPAGAFDLRTHVTFADHGFVVTRIGDGVRVGGAVELGGMDLPPNMARADALLAKAKRFMPDLVTSGGTQWMGFRPSMPDSLPVIGAHPDDPRIVLAFGHGHLGLTQSAGTARLVADLIAGAPPQIDLTPYRPTRFFGYRA
- a CDS encoding dihydrodipicolinate synthase family protein, with the translated sequence MSETIFTGCIPALMTPCKPDRSPDFDALVRKGQQLIAAGMSAVVYCGSMGDWPLLSDAERMEGVARLAGAGVPVIVGTGAVNTKSAVAIAAHAASVGAKGLMVIPRVLSRGPIVAAQKAHFQAVLAAAPDLPAVIYNSLYYGFATRADLFFALRAEHPNLIGFKEFGGGADLTYAAQNITSGDAGLTLMVGVDTQVCHGFINCGAKGAITGIGNALPREVLHLVALSQAAAAGDAEARRKAYELEQALLVLSSFDEGPDLVLYYKYLLVLNGNAEYALHFNESDALTPSQQAFVTTQYQLFKDWYANWAA